Genomic segment of Panicum virgatum strain AP13 chromosome 2K, P.virgatum_v5, whole genome shotgun sequence:
GTGTTTGGGATAATATGCGAATATTTTCCATCATCCAATTTAAGCACACGAGTACATTGAGCGCACCATGCGCGCGTCTTGTTGGCTGTGATCTTTTTTGGAAATATTAAGTGAGAGGGCACTAAAGAATGGTAGGTATATCTATCTATTTTTTCTCTCCTCTATCTCTGCTACTAAAAAGAAGAAGGTAATAATGACATTTTTTCGTCTACACCACTGGTGGGATCCCTTGGTCTCCTCTTGGTTAAGCCTCCAACGGTCTCGATCTATCCGTTCGAAATCGTACGATAATCACGGCCGCGCGTTGCCCTCGCCTTCGCCTGCTTCCACGGCCAATCTCGCCGTAACCATCGCGCGTCCCTCGTCGCCTTCCCGCCTCCCACCGCGCCCTCATCCGGCCCCACACGTTTCCGCTTCCTTAGTGCACGCAAGCTCCCAAACCCCCGACGCCTGATCTGCTCGTCAGGTTCCGCCCTGTTTACATTTATGTatgcttctttttctttttatcatTATCGGTACAACTGAGTATGCATGATTTATGTTGGATTGCCAGATGTAGCTCTGCAAGTTCATTCCGGAATATACAAATGAGATTGCCAAGAAGATGGAGGCTTCTGACCACCGTTGGCCCAACAATCTTGCTATCACACCTATGGGTTAGTGAACATGCTCAACATAGATGCATGACTTTTAACGTGCCCACAACTTGTTTGATTGATTGCctcagaaaaagaaaatttaTGTCCCGTTTAGTTAGCCACTCACAGTTATTGctgaaaaattgtagaaaacaAAGCACATAGTGGTTTGGAGaatggaaaggaaaaaaatccaGTGATGATGGAAATTTACATATTTTGCATTTGTTTGATCTCATCGAAGATTAGCTTATTTTCTAGCCTTGTTAATTCTCCAGTTTTGCTCCGTATTAATTACGGATGCTCTACCTCACACTGCTGAAGCTAATGTTAAGCTGGTCATGCTCATGTTGAATCTGAGAACCACGAGGGATTGCACATGGAAGAAGTCTGGATATGGCATGGTGGAATTCATGTAATTTTGGATGCCCCCAATCCCCGtccagggccggcggcggcggcgccacatGCCTGTGAAGGAGGAACTGGATGCAGCGGCCGCCCACACCTCCCTCAACTCCTCAAGCCCTCCACCACGTAGCATCTGTGTCCCCTCCCTCCCGCGTCGTCGATCTTGCACATTGCCCGTCCTCATTAATCCTTACAATGACCTTGACCCATAGAGATGCGCGCTTACTTGGTCAATGCAGGAGGCCGAGCTGTCTAGATCGCCGCTACGACGATCTCGATCCCTAGCGATGTCGTTCACTACCACACCCTCAATCAGGTACGTACTTCAATTTTTGTTGTgtatgtagtttttttttttgaagggcaACGGGGGGAAGGTTCCCCACCTGATTTTCGATTGATAGGCTCTGTAGCCAGAATCATACAACAGTTTTGAGGTGTTACAGGAAGGTGATGAGCATTGAGCATTGCTAGCTTATTACATGGGAGAAAAAGTGAACACCAGGACTCAGCAATCGTCATGTCTTCCCTGGGCAGGCGCCACGCCCACAATCTGGCATCTTCACGGCATGAGTTCAGGAGGAGCGGGAGCGAGGGAGCGACTCCGTCGAACACCACCCGGTTCCTATGTTTCCAGATGTTCCAGCAACACAGGAAGATGAACACGGAGTTGTGTTTTGCAAGGATGGAGCTGGGGGTCGCCATGGAGTGCAGCGCGTCGACGGTCAGCGGCAGGTCGACGCCAACGTGTTGCCATAGCGACGCAGCAACCGGGCAGGCGAAGATGAGGTGGTCCACCGTCTCGGGGTGGTTTCTACACAGCTCGCACGTTGCGTCGGTGACGAAGGTTTTCTTGAGGAGGTTGCTGCGGCTGTGAACGCGACGCTGCACAAGTAGCCAGACAAAGAATTGGACCCTTGGGGGAGCCCGATTCTTCCAGACGAAGTCGGAGCAGGCGGTGTGGGGTGTGTGGGCGGCCATGAGTGCCTTGTATAGCGATGAGGTGTCCAGGCGGCCATCGGCTTTCTGGAAGGCACATACCCGGACGTCATCTCCATGCCGTAGTCGTACCGGTGTGAGGAGCAGCTCCAACTTGGCGCGTTCCTCCGCAGCCGCCCTGGTGTGCCTTGGTCGAAGGAGGGTGTCGATGCCGTGCAGCAGGGCGTCCTTGACCGAGGCATTTGGCCTCATTGCATGACTGTGGAGTGCCGGGAGGAGTTCTGAAAGGGGCTCCTCACCCAGCCAGGAATCATCCCAGAAGGAGGTCGCAGCCCCGTCGGCCACCCGGATCGTGGTGACCGCGCGGTAGAGCGGTAGGAGGCTGCGGAGCGCGTTCCAGTGTTGCCCCTGAATGTCTCCCTCCAGGGTTGCGAGGCAGATTCGTGGGCGCACCCAGCACGCCCATGATGAGAGGCCTAGATGGTGTAGGCGATGGATCATCTTGAGGAGTAAGCATTGGTTTTGGACGCTCAGATTCTTGAGGCCAAGTCCGCCGTTCTCCTTTGGAACACAGACATTGTCCCATGCGACAAGGCACTTGGCTCCGTTGGTCTTGTCGCCGCCAGACCACATGAATGATCTGTGTTTAGTGTCCAGGGCTCCAATTACACCTTTCGGCAGTTCCATCGCCCCCATGGCGTAGATGAGCAGGTTGCCAAGAACGGAGTCGGCGAGCACAGCGCGGCCCATCGTGTTGAGCAGTGAGGCTTTCCACCCGGCCAAGTATTTGTCTGCTCTGCTGATCATCGGGGAGAAGGTGGAGAGTCGTAGCTTCTCGTGCGACAGTGGGAGGCCAAGATATGACTGAGGGAATTGCTCCTTGCGGCATCCAAGTATGGAGACACATTGCTGCAGGAGGGAGGAGCTCACGGCCATCGGCACTAGGGTGCTTTTGTGAAAGTTGATCTTCAGCCCGGTTGCGTGTGCAAAGCTGTCCAGACTGTCCTTCAGCCTCTGAACAGAGTCGATGTCTGCCCGCACCAGTATCAAGGTGTCGTCGGCATATTGCATGACTGGGCATGGGCAATCCGGGGACAGGGGGTGCTTGATCGTCGGGTCTTTCTTGATGAGCTGTTGAAGGACATCCGCGACAAGCAGGAACAGATATGGGGAcagtcgatctccttggcgcAATCCCTTCCTGCAGGTGAACCAGGGCCCAGGCGTGCCATTCACAAGCACTGCAGATTTGGATGTACTGAGCAGTTGGAGAATCCAGGCGCGCATGATCCGCAGCAGACTGCTCCTGAGAACTGTGTCGAAAGCCTTGGAGAAGTCTAGCTTGAGCACAAGCGTGGGTACCTTCCTTTTGTGGCAGCATTGTACAAGTTCCATGGCGTAGACGAACGATTCGGATATGGATCGCCCTTGTAAGAAGCCTGTCTGGTCCAGGTCGATGAGGTGGTGGAGCTCGCGCTGCAACCGTGTGGTGAGGATCTTTGATGCAACCTTGACGTCGCAGTTCTGGAGGCAGATTGGCCGGAACGCGTTCACGGTCACCACCGCAGCCGTCTTGGGGATAAGGACGATGTATGAGCGGTTGATACGCTCGAGCTCCACGTCCAGGTTGTGGAAGCCTTCCAGGAACGCCATGAGGCGCGGTCGCACCGTGGACCACGCGGCCTTGTAGAAGCTAGGGCCGAAGCCGTCTGGGCCCGGCGCGCTGTGCGCGTTCATGCCGCGGATAGCGGCGTGGGCCTCTGAGCAGGAGAAGGGCGCAAGCAGGGCCGCCGTCGAGATGGTGTTGCTGTCGTCGTACAGCGCCTCCACGTCGAAACCCCATACGGCGTCCCCGGCCGTCCCTAGGGTGTTCTGGAAGTGTGTCGTGAGCGCCGTCGTCTTCGCGTCGTGGGCGGTCACCGCCTGCCCATCCACCTCGATCGACTTGATTTGGTTCGCACGGTGGCCGTGACTGGCATTGGCGTGGAAGAACTTCGTGTTGCAGTCACCCTCTTTGATCGCCCGGACTTTGCCTCGCTGTTTCCACGCCGCAGCCCGCTCTTACAGCGCGAGAGCGAGGCGGTCTTGGTTGAGGCGCCGGAGCAGTTGTTCACCTGCAGTCAAACATCGGCCTTCCTCTGCGGTGTCAAGTAGGTAAATCAAGAAGCGGCAATTGTGGTGGAGTTGAGGTGGGGAGCGTTTTACCCAGGCCCAAATCTTTGCCATGCGACGCACCGCCTTAAGGGATGCGGCCAGTGCTCCAGCCGTGTCGTCGGGAGAAACCGCATCATGCCAAGCCGGGAGCACCGAGGGCAGGAAGTCCGAGTGCAGGAGCCAAGCATTTTCAAACCGGAAAGTGTTGGTTTTGGGGATGTTTGAGGAAAGGTGGACTAGGAGAGGCGTGTGATCGGATATGTCACGCGATTGTGAGGTGATGGAGGAGTTGGGGAAGAGGAAGCTCATCTCGGTGTTAAAGAAGATCCTATCCAAGCGTTCCAAAGTTGGGTCCTCTCTACTGTTCAACCAAGTGAAGCGCCGGTCAAGGAGTGGGAGTTCATCCAGTGCCAAGGCATCCACGGTTTGGTTGAATAGGGAGCTGAGGGAGTGGTTGAAAGCGTCATTGTTTTTATCGGACGGCCACCTGATCAGGTTGAAGTCACCGGCAATCACCCACGCGTGGTTCGTGCGTTCCGGGATGTGCTGCAGCGAGTTCAGGAACTCAGCCGCATTTGCGTGCACGGCAGGGCCGTAGACATTTGCGACGGCGAAGGTGAAGTCGGACATGGTGGAGGTTAGAGTGGTAGTGAGGGAGTAGTGTTGCGTAGAGCTTGAGACGAGCGTGAACGCGCGATGATCCCAAGACGTGAGGATTCCGCCCTGGCTCCCGGAGGCGTCCAGGCAGCAGAAGTCAGCGAGGGAGGGGGGAGGAAGGAGCGAGCTTTGAGCGAGTTTGTGGTAGCGAGCTTAGTTTCCTGGAGGCAGGCGATCGAGGTGTTGCAGTGTGCAATGTGGTCGCGGACAGAGGTGCATTTGTCACGATCGCCCAAACCCCGGACATTCTAACAGAGGAGATTAAAAGTCCGACCGTCACTCGTCATAACCGATCACTAAACACCAGGGGTTTACAAGTGGCTAGGGCCACACAACCGGAGGTCAGACAAGCGAGACACCAGGCAACCACAGACTGACACCGAGCAAAACACAGGACTAAGGAGAACAACCACCCATCACGCAGGATGGGGTACGGACTACAGACTGACACCGAGCAACTACTAGTGGAGGGGAGCACAGAGCTTCCGATGATCGCGGCACGACACGAACGGTTGCTAACAGAATGTGGCAAAGCAACACTTGGACCGCGATCGTGGTTCAGGGGCGGACTCATCCCAGCTTGGTGTCCACCACGGCGATGCTCTTTTCTGCCGCACAGCCCATCCCTGCCGCGCTGACGAGCTTGCGGAGGGTGGAGGCGCCCAGGGGCTTGGCGATGCCTGAGAGGAGTACCTTCTTCTGGACCTCCTCCTTGAGCTTGCGGGAGCAAGGCTCCAGGGCGTTCTTCAGGGCCTTGAGGTGCATGGCCTTTGTCTCAGCCGAGACGAAAAGGcctccggccgcgcgcgccaggCGTTCGCTCTTGCGGCGGGGCTCGAGCGACGGCAAGTTGCGGGTCCTGCGCGCTCTGGCCACAGGCTGGGCAGGCGACGGTGGAGGGGGTGGCGGCAGGTTCTCTGGCGAGAGCTCAGGCGGCGCAAAGGTGATGACGAGTGGGAGCTGGGGAAGTggcgggaggaggggcgcggccgGGGAGCCGTAGTAGTGGTCACGGAAACCCGGCAGGCCGGGGTTCAGGAAGAAGGGGGGTTGTGAGTTTGGGCCCTATAGGTCCCCTGTGGGTTGTATGGGCCAAAAGTCGCATGTGGGTGGCCGCGTGGAGCTGCTGGAGGGGGTGGAGGGGGTGGTGGTGGAGCCGGCCCAAagaagggaggcggcggggggcggttttttcttttttatatttaaaaaaaattaaaatttcaaaaatatatgtctgttttggaaaatttcaaaaatataccccggtcgccctcccatagggcgacaggaccaaagtgtaattttttttcttcaaatttgcaacgaagtccttggagaaaaaaaaaggggggggcatgtcgccccccccccaacgggcgacaggggcctgtcgcccgttgggaggggcgacaggggcccgtCTCCCCCTATTCCCTTTgtgatttgagcctaaaaattcagaaaaaaagccAGCCCtagccgccattccctttgtcatttgagcctaaaaatttaTGAAAACAACTGGAGttgttgccgtgttgtcacatctttttgaaatggtggaagggcactgctattgggtcacatatgtctgggcaaagaatgcgatatTTGGGAAttccgtgatcgccgtgctgagcagtggcaacctgtgatctcgtactcgcagctagatacactatagttcctattttgagctattcgaacgtgtagtcgtcctcatcgtcggcaggttctcggccgctaactcctaccgcacctatcttgtccttcattaaatcacggaaaaaaatcgcaagaacttcccttattttacgagcattatggaacccccaaacataacaagttcacatcaatagtatctatagaaacaaatgacaagtaaactagcacaatcataaacatcggatacaaataagaggtccacagctatctcattacaaataaacatcagatatatctaaccacccctagggcgtcggaccctcttagccctctgctgggcacggacatggccctcggagtaggtgagaacatccggagacctcacctatCGCTCaagacgcgcaaggggctgcggtgtctgctgctgagagatcccaaatggtgctcctcctagctgtgaataccccaaaaCATCGGGGttaccttgcgcggcaggctcttctggagacaagctgtcgaagtcgtctaaggtgaaggtctcgttatctggtcgaaaggaggaagaacaaGGTCCGGCgtccgcatcggggtagaatcctacgcaaaaaatgtggatgttagcgtacgctcgtatatttcgtaatgacatgtagaaaccgaaatacgaaacataaactaacctgtgtagaccggtatctgtggccccggtaccatccctggatacggtccgccaactggtgttgtccctctaaacattccagtatggccgaacgcagtagctggatcgtatcctgtatgtgatattagtaaatatgtaggaacacttgatctaattataaagagatatgtacgttacctgcacttgggaagaactgcgacgtcggcccgcgcacggtcgacggacacgggaacgacgacgaagcctgggacgacccgtggctgttttcgtactgcacacggcttcccaagttgtgcgctacctgacgcaactggtcacgctgcctcgaccatgcctctgtctgctcaaactgggtcattagggatccggcacgtaccctcgtcaggtaagtcgagcagtccgtctccatcatgttgcaaaggcgaaactgcatccattcagtaaaggtacaattagaaacacatgaattatcttacgaatatgaatatatatatacatatatatatatatatgcaaatatgatcaagagactcaccgtgCCAgttagtgcctccacgtggtgccgggcatagccatcctgaggcctcgcctggtgcggctgcgggtgagtgtcaacataaaccagacgagctcgagtccggggtaagtaccaagtgaggtaagccctaaaggagttgtctgtgtgtggtcctgttggaggGACCAAGTGcccgtctgcctgttcccattggtccatccacggctgcatcttggtgagccaatcatcagagcacggcaagccactccttgacaacctacaaaagtggaccacgaagaatcgttagatttgACACGAAtatatgagccaagttcattcataattacatgtggtcctggcgactgacacgctccaacgcggtgggcaccggaaactcctgacGCTGCCCAAACTGCCTcatgactctccaggggcaatatgcctcaaccgcaatgtcataaaccaggacggcgctagtaagccacaggctcgcattcgcggagcagtgcgaagacaggcctgctggtgcacgggtagccacagcctctgggctgtaaggctcccagacaacgtcctcgggcgtcagcatgtcgagctccgaaacaaactcaggatatgcgcgtctaacccgcgcatgtgcccaggacctctgcattccgaataagtaaaattaaaagtgcgctaatacatcatgtaacaatgaataacaaaattatatttgttGCGAatgtacctgacgccagatccagatagttcccatagtgggcctcccgtcctcctcgtcgccgtacatgcccccgtggtaaggctcgtggctgaccaagggccgaccaacggctagcctctcgtacgaccaaagctgtagcagtagtgggcaccctgccaggatagcgttcccatgtgtcttcatgcacccatcgcagagtccacggtaagtggcttcaaataccgcctcaccccagctgtagggcggtacgtcctcgtccccatccgcaatctcccgtgcatatggaaggagaatcctatcgaccgagttgccatgagtgttgttgaacatgatgtaaccaaacaaccaaagtaagtacgcctccagcgatctggtcacactgtactcgtcagCATCCGccgccaacagggcaggctgcataaacaattaagattaatggtttcaactgtcaATGAaatatgtgaattgtaacaattaaatttatatatgcaatgaatacgtactgtaaactataggaaccaggtcttcgaaggacccgatgctcgcgggtgcgggttgatcgg
This window contains:
- the LOC120695514 gene encoding uncharacterized protein LOC120695514 yields the protein MSDFTFAVANVYGPAVHANAAEFLNSLQHIPERTNHAWVIAGDFNLIRWPSDKNNDAFNHSLSSLFNQTVDALALDELPLLDRRFTWLNSREDPTLERLDRIFFNTEMSFLFPNSSITSQSRDISDHTPLLVHLSSNIPKTNTFRFENAWLLHSDFLPSVLPAWHDAVSPDDTAGALAASLKAVRRMAKIWAWRGKVRAIKEGDCNTKFFHANASHGHRANQIKSIEVDGQAVTAHDAKTTALTTHFQNTLGTAGDAVWGFDVEALYDDSNTISTAALLAPFSCSEAHAAIRGMNAHSAPGPDGFGPSFYKAAWSTVRPRLMAFLEGFHNLDVELERINRSYIVLIPKTAAVVTVNAFRPICLQNCDVKVASKILTTRLQRELHHLIDLDQTGFLQGRSISESFVYAMELVQCCHKRKVPTLVLKLDFSKAFDTVLRSSLLRIMRAWILQLLSTSKSAVLVNGTPGPWFTCRKGLRQGDRLSPYLFLLVADVLQQLIKKDPTIKHPLSPDCPCPVMQYADDTLILVRADIDSVQRLKDSLDSFAHATGLKINFHKSTLVPMAVSSSLLQQCVSILGCRKEQFPQSYLGLPLSHEKLRLSTFSPMISRADKYLAGWKASLLNTMGRAVLADSVLGNLLIYAMGAMELPKGVIGALDTKHRSFMWSGGDKTNGAKCLVAWDNVCVPKENGGLGLKNLSVQNQCLLLKMIHRLHHLGLSSWACWVRPRICLATLEGDIQGQHWNALRSLLPLYRAVTTIRVADGAATSFWDDSWLGEEPLSELLPALHSHAMRPNASVKDALLHGIDTLLRPRHTRAAAEERAKLELLLTPVRLRHGDDVRVCAFQKADGRLDTSSLYKALMAAHTPHTACSDFVWKNRAPPRVQFFVWLLVQRRVHSRSNLLKKTFVTDATCELCRNHPETVDHLIFACPVAASLWQHVGVDLPLTVDALHSMATPSSILAKHNSVFIFLCCWNIWKHRNRVVFDGVAPSLPLLLNSCREDARLWAWRLPREDMTIAESWCSLFLPYFFHVQSLVVLRFNMSMTSLTLASAV